A window from Shimia isoporae encodes these proteins:
- a CDS encoding dihydroneopterin aldolase — translation MTNEIRLAFAHPSERSEAMADGEPLDRISLRDHTVEVEIGAFQAERGTTQRVCFNVVVEVRPITAPVDDDVDRILSYDKVTEAIAFELAAERLNLLETLAARVADRILLEPQAMRVFVRIEKLDRGPGALGVEIVRSRKTHLTPVEEIEEEEAPHPRVVFVSNAAIESPLLTGWIDQLASQGAPLIFCVGVSDVTAPQTGHKMTQRRVDLLAIEQNAWRLAAKDERCVVVDTRTELDWAMKNGQICVWAPSKVVLDAVEGPPADTTDGLELCQWFAAEMEGLQLCVIGAHGPEGADVPVRMIALDQATL, via the coding sequence ATGACCAATGAAATTCGCCTTGCCTTCGCGCATCCATCGGAGCGCTCGGAAGCTATGGCCGATGGCGAGCCGCTGGATCGGATTTCCTTGCGCGATCATACCGTCGAAGTGGAGATCGGCGCGTTTCAGGCAGAGCGTGGAACAACTCAGCGGGTATGTTTCAACGTTGTGGTTGAAGTCCGTCCCATCACAGCTCCTGTGGACGATGATGTTGACCGCATTCTGTCATATGACAAGGTAACGGAAGCCATTGCTTTTGAACTTGCTGCAGAACGCCTGAATTTGCTCGAGACGCTTGCGGCACGGGTCGCAGATCGTATCCTGCTTGAACCGCAAGCGATGCGAGTGTTCGTGCGCATCGAGAAGCTTGACCGCGGACCTGGCGCACTGGGTGTGGAAATTGTGCGGAGTCGCAAGACGCATTTGACCCCGGTGGAGGAAATCGAAGAGGAAGAAGCGCCGCACCCGCGTGTTGTGTTTGTTTCCAATGCCGCGATTGAGTCGCCTCTGCTAACTGGCTGGATTGATCAACTGGCTTCGCAAGGCGCGCCTTTGATTTTCTGCGTTGGCGTTTCAGATGTGACGGCGCCTCAAACCGGCCACAAGATGACGCAGAGACGGGTGGATCTTTTAGCAATTGAGCAGAACGCATGGCGGCTCGCGGCAAAAGACGAACGCTGCGTTGTTGTGGACACACGCACCGAACTTGATTGGGCCATGAAGAACGGGCAAATCTGCGTCTGGGCGCCTTCCAAGGTCGTGCTGGATGCGGTGGAGGGTCCTCCCGCGGATACGACGGACGGGCTTGAGTTGTGCCAATGGTTCGCGGCCGAAATGGAAGGTTTGCAGCTGTGTGTAATTGGCGCCCATGGGCCTGAAGGAGCAGATGTACCGGTTCGGATGATTGCTCTGGATCAGGCAACGCTCTAA
- the folP gene encoding dihydropteroate synthase translates to MTTYFRAIPQTDLARPDNALTLAGGWSWFTHVEVLRRDTAPRVAPATEVPTDVLGHMTAQRSSVSGLDLSRPQIMGILNVTPDSFSDGGQHVGASAARAHAVRMMGHGAALIDVGGESTRPGAEQVDIEEEISRTAPAIRAIRQESEVPISIDTRKAAVAKAAISAGATLVNDVAGFTFDPDLAPLAATHGVPVCVMHAQGDPQTMQANPRYDDVLLDVYDFLETQVEALIGLGIARDHIVVDPGIGFGKTLQHNLDLLGRISLFHSLGCAVLLGASRKRFIGTIGNAPLASDRAPGSIAVALEAVAQGVQIVRVHDVAETAQALGLWQAVTTGDIDDA, encoded by the coding sequence ATGACGACGTATTTTCGTGCGATCCCGCAGACTGACCTGGCCCGACCTGACAATGCACTGACATTGGCTGGTGGTTGGTCATGGTTTACACATGTCGAAGTATTGCGGCGCGATACGGCGCCACGTGTTGCGCCGGCAACTGAGGTGCCAACTGACGTGTTGGGCCACATGACGGCGCAGCGTTCGTCTGTCTCCGGGCTTGATCTTTCGCGACCGCAGATCATGGGCATTTTGAATGTGACACCGGATAGCTTTTCCGATGGCGGGCAGCATGTCGGCGCGTCGGCGGCGAGAGCGCATGCGGTCAGGATGATGGGTCACGGTGCTGCACTTATCGACGTGGGCGGTGAAAGCACGCGGCCCGGTGCGGAACAAGTTGATATAGAGGAAGAGATATCAAGAACGGCGCCGGCGATCAGGGCCATACGCCAAGAAAGCGAAGTACCGATCAGCATAGATACCCGTAAAGCGGCAGTGGCAAAGGCGGCTATTTCAGCGGGTGCGACATTGGTGAACGACGTCGCGGGGTTTACCTTCGATCCTGATCTGGCGCCTTTGGCTGCAACTCACGGCGTGCCGGTTTGCGTGATGCATGCTCAAGGAGATCCGCAAACCATGCAGGCGAACCCGCGATACGATGACGTCCTTCTGGACGTTTATGACTTTCTTGAAACACAAGTTGAGGCTCTCATCGGGCTGGGCATAGCGCGGGATCATATAGTGGTTGATCCAGGTATCGGGTTTGGCAAGACTTTACAGCATAACCTTGATTTATTGGGGCGCATTAGTCTTTTCCACTCGCTGGGCTGCGCGGTTTTACTTGGGGCGAGCCGTAAGCGATTTATTGGCACAATCGGCAATGCACCGCTCGCAAGCGACCGGGCGCCGGGCTCAATTGCCGTGGCGCTTGAAGCGGTTGCGCAGGGCGTTCAGATTGTGCGTGTGCACGACGTGGCGGAGACCGCGCAGGCGCTGGGCCTCTGGCAGGCTGTGACGACAGGAGATATTGATGACGCGTAA
- the glmM gene encoding phosphoglucosamine mutase, which yields MTRKFFGTDGVRGTANTYPMTAEMALRIGTAVGRYFRNDGTNQHRVVIGKDTRLSGYMFENALTAGLTSTGMNVFLLGPVPTPAVGLLTTSMRADLGVMISASHNPAEDNGIKFFGPDGFKLSDEAELEIERLIESGVEPAQAANIGRATRIDDGRFRYIERVKSSLPRALPLSGVKVVVDCANGAAYRAAPEALWELGAEVIPVGVFPNGLNINENCGSTNTQTACEAVVAHGADVGICLDGDADRVMIIDETGHVADGDQIMGLLAARWAEKGQLKGGALVATVMSNLGLERFLEDKGLRLERTAVGDRYVVEAMRKGGFNLGGEQSGHIVMTDYATTGDGLMAGLQFVAAMVESGKKASELSKVFETVPQMLKNVRYGEGQTPLEVASVQTAISDAEAALVGSGRLLIRKSGTEPLIRVMAECEDAQLLERTVDSVVEAVVAAVS from the coding sequence ATGACGCGTAAGTTCTTTGGCACCGACGGGGTGCGCGGTACGGCAAACACCTACCCGATGACCGCCGAAATGGCATTGCGTATCGGCACTGCAGTGGGCCGGTACTTCCGCAATGACGGAACCAATCAGCACCGCGTTGTGATCGGCAAGGACACCCGTTTGTCCGGATACATGTTCGAAAACGCGCTGACTGCGGGTTTGACCAGCACAGGCATGAACGTCTTTCTCCTTGGACCGGTTCCAACGCCGGCAGTCGGTTTGCTGACGACGTCCATGCGCGCGGACCTTGGCGTGATGATTTCCGCCAGCCACAACCCCGCCGAAGACAATGGGATCAAGTTCTTTGGTCCGGATGGCTTCAAGTTGTCAGATGAAGCGGAACTAGAGATTGAAAGGCTGATTGAAAGCGGGGTGGAGCCAGCGCAGGCCGCTAATATTGGCCGCGCGACGCGGATCGACGATGGCCGCTTTCGCTACATCGAGCGGGTCAAGAGTTCATTGCCGCGAGCGTTGCCCTTAAGTGGGGTCAAAGTCGTTGTCGATTGCGCCAACGGAGCAGCCTATCGCGCGGCGCCGGAGGCTTTGTGGGAACTTGGAGCTGAGGTGATCCCGGTGGGTGTTTTTCCTAACGGGCTCAACATCAACGAAAACTGTGGATCGACCAACACGCAGACTGCCTGTGAAGCGGTTGTCGCGCATGGTGCAGATGTGGGTATTTGCCTGGATGGCGATGCGGATCGGGTGATGATCATTGACGAGACCGGCCACGTGGCCGACGGCGATCAGATCATGGGGTTGTTGGCAGCCCGCTGGGCCGAGAAAGGTCAACTTAAGGGGGGCGCGCTGGTTGCCACTGTGATGAGTAACCTTGGACTAGAAAGGTTTCTCGAAGACAAAGGGCTGCGGCTGGAACGTACTGCGGTGGGCGACCGCTACGTCGTGGAAGCAATGCGCAAGGGCGGGTTCAACCTCGGGGGCGAACAGTCCGGTCATATTGTCATGACGGACTATGCTACTACAGGCGATGGGTTGATGGCTGGCTTGCAGTTCGTTGCGGCTATGGTCGAGAGCGGTAAGAAGGCATCCGAGTTGAGCAAAGTCTTCGAGACGGTGCCTCAGATGTTGAAGAACGTGCGTTACGGTGAGGGGCAGACTCCACTTGAGGTCGCATCCGTGCAAACGGCGATTTCTGATGCCGAAGCGGCATTGGTTGGCAGTGGTCGGTTGTTGATCCGCAAGTCCGGTACAGAGCCGTTGATCCGAGTGATGGCGGAATGTGAAGATGCCCAATTGCTTGAGCGCACGGTGGATTCCGTTGTTGAGGCGGTAGTTGCAGCTGTGTCCTAG
- a CDS encoding DMT family transporter, which translates to MSTTALPTPTASSWFNIALLGFVWGGTFMVMAIALEGYPPMTVACARTVLGALGLLALLPLTGRKIPKITPSLARSILWIGLFSTAIPFVLLSWGLSHVPSAFAGVSMAAVPLFVLPLAHFFSDEKLIPRRLIGVLIGFCGALVLIGPGLANLGQGNEPLAQVACLTAALCYAISSTATRRCPPIDPMVLSALSLLVGAMPLVPLMLLIDGVPSWEGARAGGAILFLGLIPTAAATLLRIQVIQTAGSVFMTLVNYQVPIWSMVFGAVVLSEELPLRFYVALVLVLIGLAVSQWNSLRRLFQSA; encoded by the coding sequence ATGTCCACCACAGCCCTACCGACACCAACTGCTTCAAGCTGGTTTAACATCGCGCTGCTCGGCTTTGTCTGGGGTGGTACGTTCATGGTCATGGCCATTGCGCTGGAGGGCTACCCACCAATGACAGTCGCCTGCGCACGCACCGTGCTTGGCGCCTTAGGCCTTCTTGCTCTCCTGCCGTTAACGGGCCGCAAAATCCCCAAGATCACACCGAGTTTGGCGCGAAGCATTCTCTGGATCGGCCTCTTTTCTACAGCCATTCCCTTTGTCTTGCTCAGTTGGGGGCTGTCACATGTTCCTTCGGCGTTTGCAGGAGTGTCGATGGCGGCTGTGCCTCTATTCGTCCTGCCACTTGCGCATTTCTTCTCCGACGAAAAGCTGATTCCGCGCCGTCTCATTGGCGTACTCATCGGGTTCTGTGGCGCTCTCGTGCTGATTGGTCCCGGCCTTGCAAACCTCGGACAGGGTAACGAACCCCTAGCGCAGGTCGCATGCCTGACCGCCGCTCTTTGTTATGCGATCTCGTCCACGGCTACGCGCCGTTGCCCTCCAATCGACCCGATGGTTCTTTCGGCGCTTTCACTGCTTGTTGGAGCAATGCCTTTGGTACCCCTCATGCTACTGATTGATGGTGTGCCGTCGTGGGAAGGCGCTCGCGCGGGTGGCGCGATCCTGTTCCTGGGTCTGATCCCGACCGCCGCTGCAACACTACTGCGCATACAGGTTATCCAGACCGCGGGCTCGGTCTTCATGACCCTCGTAAATTATCAAGTGCCAATCTGGTCAATGGTTTTTGGCGCAGTGGTGCTTTCCGAGGAACTGCCCCTGCGCTTTTACGTTGCACTCGTATTGGTATTGATCGGTCTGGCCGTCAGCCAGTGGAACAGCCTGCGCAGGCTATTTCAAAGCGCCTAG